One window from the genome of Terrimicrobium sacchariphilum encodes:
- a CDS encoding SDR family NAD(P)-dependent oxidoreductase: MNVDLKEKVALVTGGARGIGLATARLLAANGASVVLSDLDEDEAIQAVMQIPNARPLRMDVSNQQEVESGIDWISSHYGHIDILVNNAGLNTLNHRVTIDRFPSEEWDNIMNVDLRGLFLVSRCATALMLQNGGGRVINIASVLGVVPARLQCAFTAAKAGVINLTRAMAIELAPRGILVNCVAPGSTLTKATEALFYGENGVMRENAQRMLSHVPVGRVGTPDEIANVIVFLAAPESSYITGQTLCVDGGWSAGGFMRDF; this comes from the coding sequence ATGAATGTCGACCTGAAAGAGAAAGTCGCGCTGGTCACAGGAGGAGCACGCGGCATCGGCCTTGCCACGGCGCGCCTGCTCGCGGCCAATGGAGCGAGCGTCGTGTTGTCCGACCTGGACGAGGATGAGGCGATACAGGCAGTGATGCAGATACCGAACGCACGACCGCTGCGGATGGATGTCTCCAACCAGCAGGAAGTCGAGTCTGGGATCGATTGGATCAGCTCTCACTACGGGCATATCGACATCCTGGTAAATAACGCAGGACTCAACACTCTCAATCATCGGGTCACGATCGACCGTTTCCCCTCCGAAGAGTGGGACAACATTATGAACGTGGATTTGCGAGGACTCTTTCTCGTCAGCCGATGCGCCACCGCACTGATGCTGCAAAATGGAGGAGGGCGTGTGATCAATATCGCCTCGGTCCTCGGCGTCGTGCCGGCAAGATTGCAGTGCGCCTTCACCGCTGCCAAGGCAGGCGTGATCAACCTGACCCGAGCCATGGCCATCGAGCTCGCGCCGCGAGGAATCCTGGTGAACTGCGTGGCACCCGGCTCGACATTGACGAAGGCGACGGAAGCGCTCTTCTATGGAGAAAATGGTGTGATGCGGGAGAATGCCCAACGCATGCTCTCCCACGTGCCCGTAGGCCGGGTCGGAACGCCCGACGAAATCGCCAACGTCATCGTCTTTCTCGCAGCTCCCGAGAGCAGC